Proteins co-encoded in one Bremerella sp. TYQ1 genomic window:
- a CDS encoding zinc-ribbon domain-containing protein → MIIWGTRGISSTEERNHFNCPQCRTKRDGSLKNVRTFFTLYFIPIIPMSSAGRYVECHSCGGTFAEEVWTYDPEREQAQTMQQMLRVMIVAALTDGQVDRFERDEIKTLYLDLTGLPLTDVTLDQEIDFAMEAKVTLCGFVSKIVNGLSGHGRALVVKLAYCVMSSAGDLTPEQDNALIELGDTLGIPQDQFLELLKHIRDSQNEEFA, encoded by the coding sequence ATGATTATCTGGGGTACGCGAGGGATCTCCTCGACGGAAGAACGGAATCATTTCAATTGCCCGCAATGCCGTACGAAGCGTGATGGAAGTTTAAAAAACGTCCGCACCTTTTTCACGCTCTACTTCATCCCAATCATTCCCATGTCATCGGCTGGACGTTATGTGGAATGCCATTCGTGCGGAGGCACTTTCGCCGAAGAAGTTTGGACGTATGACCCAGAAAGAGAACAAGCCCAAACGATGCAGCAGATGCTGCGAGTGATGATTGTTGCTGCGTTGACGGATGGTCAAGTCGACCGTTTCGAGCGAGACGAGATCAAGACTTTGTACCTGGACTTGACGGGGCTTCCACTTACAGATGTCACGTTGGATCAGGAAATTGATTTCGCCATGGAAGCCAAAGTGACACTTTGCGGGTTCGTCAGCAAAATTGTCAACGGACTTTCCGGTCATGGTCGTGCGTTAGTCGTCAAACTTGCCTATTGCGTCATGAGCTCCGCGGGCGATCTGACTCCAGAACAAGACAATGCACTGATCGAACTTGGAGATACGCTCGGAATTCCACAAGATCAGTTCTTAGAGTTGCTGAAACACATTCGCGATTCCCAAAATGAGGAATTCGCCTGA